One stretch of Lemur catta isolate mLemCat1 chromosome 2, mLemCat1.pri, whole genome shotgun sequence DNA includes these proteins:
- the PPP2R5D gene encoding serine/threonine-protein phosphatase 2A 56 kDa regulatory subunit delta isoform, producing MPYKLKKEKEPPKLAKGTAKPSSSAKDGGGENTEEAQPQAQPQAQPQPPSSNKRPSNSTPPPTQLSKIKYSGGPQIVKKERRQSSSRFNLSKNRELQKLPALKDSPTQEREELFIQKLRQCCVLFDFVSDPLSDLKFKEVKRAGLNEMVEYITHSRDVVTEAIYPEAVTMFSVNLFRTLPPSSNPTGAEFDPEEDEPTLEAAWPHLQLVYEFFLRFLESPDFQPNIAKKYIDQKFVLALLDLFDSEDPRERDFLKTILHRIYGKFLGLRAYIRRQINHIFYRFIYETEHHNGIAELLEILGSIINGFALPLKEEHKMFLIRVLLPLHKVKSLSVYHPQLAYCVVQFLEKESSLTEPVIVGLLKFWPKTHSPKEVMFLNELEEILDVIEPSEFSKVMEPLFRQLAKCVSSPHFQVAERALYYWNNEYIMSLISDNAARVLPIMFPALYRNSKSHWNKTIHGLIYNALKLFMEMNQKLFDDCTQQYKAEKQKGRFRMKEREEMWQKIEELARLNPQYPMFRAPPPLPPVYSMETETPTAEDIQLLKRTVETEAVQMLKDIKKEKVLLRRKSELPQDVYTIKALEAHKRAEEFLTASQEAL from the exons GAACCCCCCAAGCTTGCCAAAGGCACGGCCAAGCCCAGCAGTTCAGCCAAGGATGGCGGAGGCGAGAACACCGAGGAG GCCCAGCCGCAGGCCCAGCcgcaggcccagccccagccaccatcATCCAACAAGCGCCCCAGCAATAGCACGCCACCCCCTACACAGCTCAGCAAAATCAAGTACTCAGGGGGGCCTCAGATTGTCAAGAAGGAGCGACGGCAAAGCTCCTCCCGCTTCAACCTCAGCAAGAACCGGGAGCTGCAGAAGCTTCCTGCCCTGAAAG ATTCGCCAACTCAGGAGCGGGAGGAGCTGTTTATCCAGAAGCTACGCCAGTGCTGTGTCCTCTTTGACTTCGTGTCAGACCCACTCAGTGACCTCAAATTTAAGGAGGTGAAACGGGCAGGACTCAACGAGATGGTGGAGTACATCACCCATAGTCGTGATGTCGTCACTGAGGCCATTTACCCTGAGGCTGTTACCATG TTTTCAGTGAACCTTTTCCGGACGCTGCCACCTTCATCAAATCCCACAGGGGCCGAATTTGACCCAGAGGAAGATGAACCAACCCTCGAAGCTGCCTGGCCACATCTCCAG CTTGTGTACGAGTTTTTCTTACGTTTCCTGGAGTCTCCTGATTTCCAGCCAAACATAGCGAAGAAGTACATTGATCAGAAGTTTGTCCTTGCT CTCCTGGACTTATTTGACAGTGAGGATCCTCGAGAGCGGGACTTCCTCAAGACCATTTTACATCGCATCTATGGCAAGTTTCTGGGGCTCCGGGCTTATATTCGTAGGCAGATCAACCACATCTTCTACAG GTTTATCTACGAGACTGAGCATCACAACGGGATTGCTGAGCTCCTGGAGATCCTGGGCAG CATCATCAATGGCTTTGCCTTGCCCCTTAAGGAAGAGCACAAGATGTTCCTTATCCGTGTCCTGCTTCCCCTTCACAAGGTCAAGTCCCTTAGTGTCTACCACCCTCAG TTGGCATACTGTGTGGTACAATTCCTGGAGAAGGAGAGCAGTCTGACTGAGCCG gtgattgtgggacttctcaagTTTTGGCCCAAGACCCACAGCCCTAAGGAGGTGATGTTCTTGAATGAACTAGAGGAGATTCTGGACGTCATTGAACCTTCAGAGTTCAGCAAAGTGATGGAACCACTCTTCCGCCAGCTTGCCAAGTGTGTCTCCAGCCCCCATTTCCAG GTGGCAGAGCGGGCTCTCTATTACTGGAACAATGAGTATATCATGAGTCTGATAAGTGACAATGCTGCCCGAGTCCTCCCCATCATGTTCCCTGCACTCTACAGGAACTCCAAGAGCCACTGGAACAA GACAATCCATGGACTGATCTATAATGCCCTGAAGCtatttatggaaatgaatcaGAAGCTGTTTGATGACTGCACACAACAATATAAGGCCGAGAAGCAGAA GGGCCGGTTCCGaatgaaggaaagggaagagatgtGGCAAAAAATTGAGGAGCTTGCCCGGCTTAATCCCCAG TATCCCATGTTCCGAGCTCCTCCACCGCTGCCCCCTGTATACTCGATGGAGACAGAGACCCCCACAGCAGAGGACATCCAGCTTCTGAAGAGGACGGTGGAGACTGAGGCTGTGCAG ATGCTAAAGGACATCAAGAAGGAGAAAGTGCTGCTGCGGAGGAAGTCGGAGCTGCCTCAGGATGTGTACACCATCAAGGCACTGGAGGCGCACAAGCGGGCGGAAGAGTTCCTAACTGCCAGCCAGGAGGCTCTCTGA
- the MEA1 gene encoding male-enhanced antigen 1 isoform X2: MAAVVLGGDTMGPERIFPNQTEELGPHQGPSEGTGDWSSEEPEEEQEETGAGPAGYSYQPLNQDPEQEEVELAPVGDGDVVADIQDRIQALGLHLPDPPLESEDEEEGGATALSNHSSIPMDPEHVELVKRTMAGVSLPAPGVPAWAREISDAQWEDVVQKALQARQASPAWK; encoded by the exons ATGGCAGCAGTAGTTCTAGGGGGAGACACCATGGGCCCTGAGCGTATCTTCCCCAATCAGACTGAGGAACTGGGACCACATCAGGGCCCTTCAGAAGGCACTGGGGATTGGAGCAGTGaggagcctgaggaagagcaggaggaaaCGGGGGCAGGCCCAGCTGGCTACTCCTACCAGCCCCTCAACCAAGATCCTGAACAAGAAGAGGTGGAGCTGGCGCCAGTGGGGGATGGAGATGTAGTTGCTGACATTCAGGATCGGATCCAG GCCCTGGGGCTTCATTTGCCAGACCCACCATTAGAGagtgaggatgaagaggagggtGGAGCTACGGCATTGAGCAACCACAGTTCTATTCCCATGGACCCAG AACACGTAGAGCTGGTGAAAAGGACGATGGCTGGAGTAAGCCTGCCTGCACCAGGAGTTCCTGCCTGGGCTCGGGAGATATCAGACGCCCAGTGGGAAGATGTGGTACAGAAAGCCCTCCAAGCCCGGCAGGCGTCTCCTGCCTGGAAGTGA
- the MEA1 gene encoding male-enhanced antigen 1 isoform X1 — protein sequence MCRCVKPEGSLAPARMAAVVLGGDTMGPERIFPNQTEELGPHQGPSEGTGDWSSEEPEEEQEETGAGPAGYSYQPLNQDPEQEEVELAPVGDGDVVADIQDRIQALGLHLPDPPLESEDEEEGGATALSNHSSIPMDPEHVELVKRTMAGVSLPAPGVPAWAREISDAQWEDVVQKALQARQASPAWK from the exons ATGTGCAGATGTGTCAAGCCCGAGGGGTCACTGG CCCCTGCCCGGATGGCAGCAGTAGTTCTAGGGGGAGACACCATGGGCCCTGAGCGTATCTTCCCCAATCAGACTGAGGAACTGGGACCACATCAGGGCCCTTCAGAAGGCACTGGGGATTGGAGCAGTGaggagcctgaggaagagcaggaggaaaCGGGGGCAGGCCCAGCTGGCTACTCCTACCAGCCCCTCAACCAAGATCCTGAACAAGAAGAGGTGGAGCTGGCGCCAGTGGGGGATGGAGATGTAGTTGCTGACATTCAGGATCGGATCCAG GCCCTGGGGCTTCATTTGCCAGACCCACCATTAGAGagtgaggatgaagaggagggtGGAGCTACGGCATTGAGCAACCACAGTTCTATTCCCATGGACCCAG AACACGTAGAGCTGGTGAAAAGGACGATGGCTGGAGTAAGCCTGCCTGCACCAGGAGTTCCTGCCTGGGCTCGGGAGATATCAGACGCCCAGTGGGAAGATGTGGTACAGAAAGCCCTCCAAGCCCGGCAGGCGTCTCCTGCCTGGAAGTGA
- the KLHDC3 gene encoding kelch domain-containing protein 3 isoform X1, protein MLRWTVHLEGGPRRVNHAAVAVGHRVFSFGGYCSGEDYETLRQIDVHIFNAVSLRWTKLPPVRPAIRGQAPVVPYMRYGHSTVLIDDTVFLWGGRNDTEGACNVLYAFDVNAHKWSTPRVSGTVPGARDGHSACVLGKIMYIFGGYEQLADCFSNDIHKLDTSTMTWTLICTKGSPARWRDFHSATMLGNHMYVFGGRADRFGPFHSNNEIYCNRIRVFDTRTEAWLDCPPTPVLPEGRRSHSAFGYNGELYIFGGYNARLNRHFHDLWKFNPVSFSWKKIDPKGKGPCPRRRQCCCIVGDKIVLFGGTSPSPEEGLGDEFDLIDHSDLHILDFSPSLKTLCKLAVIQYNLDQSCLPHDIRYSKWLERRDWLRISEQHRHDLMSLVSL, encoded by the exons ATGTTACGGTGGACAGTGCACCTGGAGGGCGGGCCCCGCAGGGTGAACCATGCTGCAGTGGCTGTTGGGCACCGGGTATTCTCCTTCGGGGGTTACTGCTCTGGTGAAGACTATGAGACACTGCGTCAGATAGATGTGCACATTTTCAATGCAG TGTCCTTGCGTTGGACAAAGCTGCCCCCAGTGAGGCCCGCCATCCGCGGACAGGCTCCTGTGGTCCCCTACATGCGGTATGGACACTCAACCGTCCTCATCGACGACACGGTCTTCCTTTGGGGCGGGCGGAATGACACCGAAGGGGCCTGCAATGTGCTGTATGCCTTTGATGTCA atGCTCACAAATGGTCCACACCCCGAGTGTCAGGAACAGTTCCTGGGGCCCGGGACGGACATTCGGCTTGTGTCCTGGGCAAGATCATGTACATTTTCGGGGGCTACGAACAGCTG GCGGACTGCTTTTCCAATGACATTCATAAGCTGGATACCAGCACCATGACTTGGACCCTTATTTGTACAAAG ggcagcCCTGCACGTTGGAGGGACTTCCACTCAGCCACAATGCTGGGAAATCACATGTATGTCTTTGGGGGCCGTGCCGACCGCTTTGGGCCATTCCATTCCAACAATGAGATTTACTGCAACCGCATTCGAGTCTTTGACACCAGAACTGAGGCCTGGCTGGACTGTCCACCCACTCCAGTGCTGCCCGAGGGGCGCCGGAGCCACTCAGCCT TTGGCTACAACGGGGAGCTGTATATCTTTGGTGGCTATAATGCAAGGCTGAACAGGCACTTCCATGACCTCTGGAAGTTTAACCCTG tGTCCTTTAGCTGGAAAAAGATTGATCCGAAGGGGAAGGGGCCATGTCCGCGCCGGCGCCAGTGCTGCTGTATTGTTGGTGACAAGATTGTCCTCTTTGGGGGTACCAG TCCATCTCCTGAGGAAGGCCTGGGAGATGAGTTTGACCTCATAGATCATTCTGACTTACACATTTTGGACTTTA GCCCTAGTCTGAAGACTCTGTGCAAACTGGCCGTGATTCAGTATAACCTGGACCAGTCCTGTTTGCCCCATGATATCAGGTACAGCAAGTGGCTGGAAAGGAGGGATTGGTTGAGGATAAGTGAGCAGCACAGGCATGACCTGATGAGCTTGGTCTCACTGTGA
- the KLHDC3 gene encoding kelch domain-containing protein 3 isoform X2, whose product MLRWTVHLEGGPRRVNHAAVAVGHRVFSFGGYCSGEDYETLRQIDVHIFNAVSLRWTKLPPVRPAIRGQAPVVPYMRYGHSTVLIDDTVFLWGGRNDTEGACNVLYAFDVNAHKWSTPRVSGTVPGARDGHSACVLGKIMYIFGGYEQLADCFSNDIHKLDTSTMTWTLICTKGSPARWRDFHSATMLGNHMYVFGGRADRFGPFHSNNEIYCNRIRVFDTRTEAWLDCPPTPVLPEGRRSHSAFGYNGELYIFGGYNARLNRHFHDLWKFNPVSFSWKKIDPKGKGPCPRRRQCCCIVGDKIVLFGGTSPSPEEGLGDEFDLIDHSDLHILDFSPSLKTLCKLAVIQYNLDQSCLPHDIRWELNAMTTNSNISRPIVSSHG is encoded by the exons ATGTTACGGTGGACAGTGCACCTGGAGGGCGGGCCCCGCAGGGTGAACCATGCTGCAGTGGCTGTTGGGCACCGGGTATTCTCCTTCGGGGGTTACTGCTCTGGTGAAGACTATGAGACACTGCGTCAGATAGATGTGCACATTTTCAATGCAG TGTCCTTGCGTTGGACAAAGCTGCCCCCAGTGAGGCCCGCCATCCGCGGACAGGCTCCTGTGGTCCCCTACATGCGGTATGGACACTCAACCGTCCTCATCGACGACACGGTCTTCCTTTGGGGCGGGCGGAATGACACCGAAGGGGCCTGCAATGTGCTGTATGCCTTTGATGTCA atGCTCACAAATGGTCCACACCCCGAGTGTCAGGAACAGTTCCTGGGGCCCGGGACGGACATTCGGCTTGTGTCCTGGGCAAGATCATGTACATTTTCGGGGGCTACGAACAGCTG GCGGACTGCTTTTCCAATGACATTCATAAGCTGGATACCAGCACCATGACTTGGACCCTTATTTGTACAAAG ggcagcCCTGCACGTTGGAGGGACTTCCACTCAGCCACAATGCTGGGAAATCACATGTATGTCTTTGGGGGCCGTGCCGACCGCTTTGGGCCATTCCATTCCAACAATGAGATTTACTGCAACCGCATTCGAGTCTTTGACACCAGAACTGAGGCCTGGCTGGACTGTCCACCCACTCCAGTGCTGCCCGAGGGGCGCCGGAGCCACTCAGCCT TTGGCTACAACGGGGAGCTGTATATCTTTGGTGGCTATAATGCAAGGCTGAACAGGCACTTCCATGACCTCTGGAAGTTTAACCCTG tGTCCTTTAGCTGGAAAAAGATTGATCCGAAGGGGAAGGGGCCATGTCCGCGCCGGCGCCAGTGCTGCTGTATTGTTGGTGACAAGATTGTCCTCTTTGGGGGTACCAG TCCATCTCCTGAGGAAGGCCTGGGAGATGAGTTTGACCTCATAGATCATTCTGACTTACACATTTTGGACTTTA GCCCTAGTCTGAAGACTCTGTGCAAACTGGCCGTGATTCAGTATAACCTGGACCAGTCCTGTTTGCCCCATGATATCAG GTGGGAGCTGAATGCCATGACCACCAACAGCAATATCAGTCGCCCCATCGTCTCCTCCCATGGGTAG
- the RRP36 gene encoding ribosomal RNA processing protein 36 homolog isoform X1 yields MRPPRLPAGAVACDLQRGTSNMSFEELLELQSQVGTKTYKQLVAANSTKKRGSRPPVQSTCVADKHRPLEMSAKIQVPFLRQVVPICKKVARDPRFDDLSGEYNPEVFDKTYQFLDDIRAKEKELVKKQLKKHCSGEKHEKLQQLLQRMEQQEMAQQERKRQQELRLVLKQERRAQAQQGHRPYFLKKSEQRQLALAEKFKELRRRRKLESFLSRKRRRNAGKDKRHLPVSKE; encoded by the exons ATGCGCCCACCGCGTCTCCCAGCCGGGGCCGTGGCCTGCGACCTGCAGAGGG GCACGTCTAACATGTCATTTGAGGAGCTGTTGGAATTGCAGAGCCAAGTGGGCACTAAGACATATAAACAATTGGTAGCTGCAAACAGCACTAAGAAACGAGGTTCTAGACCACCTGTCCAAAGTACATGTGTTGCAGATAAGCACAG GCCTCTGGAAATGTCAGCCAAGATCCAAGTACCATTTTTACGTCAGGTTGTTCCCATCTGTAAAAAG GTGGCCCGGGACCCCCGATTTGACGATCTGTCAGGAGAATATAATCCTGAGGTGTTTGACAAAACATACCAATTCTTGGATGACATCCGAGCCAAAGAGAAAGAG CTTGTGAAAAAGCAATTGAAGAAGCACTGTTCAGGGGAGAAGCATGAGAAACTGCAGCAGCTGCTTCAGCGAATG GAACAGCAAGAAATGGCACAGCAGGAACGAAAGCGGCAGCAGGAGCTGCGCCTGGTCCTGAAGCAGGAACGGCGGGCTCAGGCCCAGCAGGGCCATCGGCCATACTTCCTGAAGAAAT CCGAGCAGCGCCAGCTGGCCCTAGCAGAGAAGTTCAAGGAGCTGAGACGCAGAAGGAAGCTGGAGAGCTTCTTGAGTCGAAAGAGGCGCCGAAATGCAGGCAAAGATAAGAGACATCTCCCTGTGAGCAAAGAGTAA
- the RRP36 gene encoding ribosomal RNA processing protein 36 homolog isoform X2: MSFEELLELQSQVGTKTYKQLVAANSTKKRGSRPPVQSTCVADKHRPLEMSAKIQVPFLRQVVPICKKVARDPRFDDLSGEYNPEVFDKTYQFLDDIRAKEKELVKKQLKKHCSGEKHEKLQQLLQRMEQQEMAQQERKRQQELRLVLKQERRAQAQQGHRPYFLKKSEQRQLALAEKFKELRRRRKLESFLSRKRRRNAGKDKRHLPVSKE; the protein is encoded by the exons ATGTCATTTGAGGAGCTGTTGGAATTGCAGAGCCAAGTGGGCACTAAGACATATAAACAATTGGTAGCTGCAAACAGCACTAAGAAACGAGGTTCTAGACCACCTGTCCAAAGTACATGTGTTGCAGATAAGCACAG GCCTCTGGAAATGTCAGCCAAGATCCAAGTACCATTTTTACGTCAGGTTGTTCCCATCTGTAAAAAG GTGGCCCGGGACCCCCGATTTGACGATCTGTCAGGAGAATATAATCCTGAGGTGTTTGACAAAACATACCAATTCTTGGATGACATCCGAGCCAAAGAGAAAGAG CTTGTGAAAAAGCAATTGAAGAAGCACTGTTCAGGGGAGAAGCATGAGAAACTGCAGCAGCTGCTTCAGCGAATG GAACAGCAAGAAATGGCACAGCAGGAACGAAAGCGGCAGCAGGAGCTGCGCCTGGTCCTGAAGCAGGAACGGCGGGCTCAGGCCCAGCAGGGCCATCGGCCATACTTCCTGAAGAAAT CCGAGCAGCGCCAGCTGGCCCTAGCAGAGAAGTTCAAGGAGCTGAGACGCAGAAGGAAGCTGGAGAGCTTCTTGAGTCGAAAGAGGCGCCGAAATGCAGGCAAAGATAAGAGACATCTCCCTGTGAGCAAAGAGTAA